One Micromonospora craniellae genomic region harbors:
- a CDS encoding diacylglycerol/lipid kinase family protein yields the protein MSASVVVDPDRPPSPDLAVGTVAVVAHRKKTLGGGLDELRAALVGAGVRDLLWYEVPKSRKAPKKVRKALDRGAELVFVWGGDGMVQRCADTLAGTDAPMAILPAGTANLFAGNLDIPEDLSEAVRIGLHGRRTRLDLGRLNGEHFAVMAGAGFDGDLIREADRDMKGRLGRLAYVWTGLRHVRGELTRTRITVDGDLWFEGDASCVLFGNVGTITGGIPAFDDARPDNGSLEVGVSTAGGAVDWARTLGKMATGRSEDSKFVRITRGRKIKVRFAEAKTYELDGGARSRTKRLKVRAVPAALTVCRPDA from the coding sequence ATGAGCGCGAGTGTGGTGGTGGACCCGGACCGGCCTCCGTCGCCCGACCTGGCGGTCGGCACCGTGGCGGTCGTGGCCCATCGGAAGAAGACGCTGGGCGGTGGCCTGGACGAGTTGCGCGCCGCGCTGGTCGGCGCGGGGGTGCGGGACCTGCTCTGGTACGAGGTGCCCAAGAGCCGCAAGGCGCCGAAGAAGGTGCGCAAGGCTCTCGACCGGGGTGCCGAGCTGGTCTTCGTCTGGGGTGGCGACGGGATGGTGCAGCGGTGCGCCGACACCCTCGCCGGCACGGACGCACCGATGGCCATCCTGCCGGCCGGCACCGCCAACCTCTTCGCCGGCAACCTCGACATCCCGGAGGACCTGTCGGAGGCGGTCCGGATCGGCCTGCACGGCCGGCGTACCCGTCTGGACCTGGGCAGACTCAACGGGGAACACTTCGCGGTGATGGCCGGCGCCGGGTTTGACGGCGACCTCATCCGGGAGGCGGACCGGGACATGAAGGGTCGCCTCGGCCGGCTCGCCTACGTGTGGACCGGCCTGCGGCACGTCCGCGGGGAACTGACCCGGACCCGGATCACCGTCGACGGCGATCTCTGGTTCGAGGGCGACGCGAGCTGCGTGCTGTTCGGCAACGTCGGCACCATCACCGGCGGCATACCCGCGTTCGACGACGCCCGACCGGACAACGGTTCGCTGGAGGTCGGTGTCTCCACCGCCGGTGGTGCCGTCGACTGGGCGCGTACGCTGGGCAAGATGGCCACCGGCCGCTCCGAGGACTCGAAGTTCGTCCGGATCACCCGGGGCCGCAAGATCAAAGTCCGCTTCGCCGAGGCGAAGACGTACGAGCTGGACGGGGGCGCCCGGTCGCGGACGAAGCGGCTGAAGGTCCGGGCCGTGCCCGCCGCCCTGACCGTCTGCCGCCCCGACGCGTAG
- a CDS encoding DUF3224 domain-containing protein: MLLVSPAAAIVPQAAAPAARTADTARVATSSVPPVLQLRFADGGATSSEAARSTSAAARERLVRPVPTVPPGSPGAYKVVTGDLYPRHVAFEPVKVTPAGHSVWRVMYGMKYVGGLVGETEDIEFQILDREGNGSIDSAGAFAGTLDGLEGGFIFESEGKQSADGTFTMNFDITPGTGYGKLTGVTGSFTVVATRAHCDPRDTPETCETLVSYTLAYRLP; this comes from the coding sequence GTGCTGCTGGTCAGCCCGGCCGCAGCCATCGTGCCGCAGGCCGCCGCGCCGGCCGCCAGGACCGCCGACACGGCCAGGGTGGCCACGTCGTCTGTGCCGCCTGTGTTGCAGTTGCGCTTTGCTGATGGTGGCGCCACGTCGTCGGAGGCGGCGCGGTCGACATCCGCGGCTGCGCGCGAGCGACTCGTCCGGCCTGTTCCCACGGTCCCGCCGGGATCGCCCGGCGCGTACAAGGTGGTGACCGGCGACCTGTATCCGCGCCACGTGGCCTTCGAGCCGGTCAAGGTCACGCCGGCGGGGCATTCGGTGTGGCGTGTCATGTACGGCATGAAGTATGTGGGCGGACTCGTGGGTGAGACCGAGGACATCGAGTTCCAGATCCTCGACCGGGAGGGTAACGGCAGCATCGACAGTGCCGGAGCCTTCGCCGGCACGCTGGACGGCCTGGAGGGCGGCTTCATCTTCGAGTCGGAGGGCAAGCAGAGCGCCGACGGCACGTTCACGATGAACTTCGACATCACGCCGGGCACGGGTTACGGCAAGCTCACGGGTGTGACCGGTAGCTTTACGGTGGTGGCGACGCGCGCCCACTGCGATCCGAGGGACACCCCGGAAACGTGCGAGACGTTGGTCTCGTACACCCTCGCCTACCGCCTTCCGTAA
- a CDS encoding M14 family metallopeptidase produces MSELRTRSRWRHRIPFPTVLAAGTAVLLLVSPASAVVLQTAAPSAETPADLGRLADEQTSVIEMVVADTTELDALLATGVDLDHHIHHTADGIVVHAVVSGNEAATLTRAGFTFGKVLHTEEDAQDRIAEREATIAAHLADNREFSGAAVAARSVASDVKIIRADYYTSGTTQVLSVEAKWAQGQNAATALTVERDSGPGTEFGSGGTQNITRFVDAGVYLYHRGAAQVTSRPDYVRITSPTGDTAVAKVHEWLPVPDTDPEGPGYQKDFVTSYLTPTELYDRIRSVSAQYPEISEIVELPHKTNGYRRKAQAVLGTANASRVGVDSAAWGHQGGNDITVELADPGTTGASLTVTVTGNQVRVGLATDAAGTVTSTAAEVAAALNAQAGTLLTAYTYRGNAGAGVVAPAAPTALSDGLSAPETVSRDPHAVYAIRIGKHRDGSKMGVLAYAQEHAREWVPPLVTIETAERLLRNYAHDADTRELVDNLDIWIAPSINPDGGHYSFYDFNSQRKNMTNHCTPETSGDFLGRTSWGVDNNRNYTEYSLFDGYSGASTNCTSGTYAGPDELSEPESRNVDWLASRPNVKFSMNLHSSGNYFMWSPGSYATPGRVSAPRPTLAEESLFWGASSRILTAIKRHRNLAVTPARTGPIADVLYSAAGNSGDMLWYKYGIYAWNFEVGTSFQPAWSSAREETMEFSNGLVEMLRVARDLDTDEQAPASSVEVATSATEGSVDVTFSTSEPAAVFYTLDGSRPTFESTLYGSAGIREGGETLTVPVGTTVHWFSVDAAGNVERGYQPDGQDDNHNRKRLTDPNAAPEVPVTVSVQARCVAGRAYVAVQARNDHDGPVDVVLESAYGQRSVSAVAPGASAFQQFTTRAASAPSGTATVRATGSVDGESVTTVVTRDHSGANCAADPRQAQ; encoded by the coding sequence ATGTCGGAACTCCGTACCCGTTCCCGATGGCGACACCGGATACCCTTCCCCACCGTGCTGGCCGCCGGTACGGCCGTGCTGCTGCTGGTCAGCCCGGCCTCGGCCGTGGTGCTGCAGACCGCCGCGCCGAGCGCCGAGACCCCCGCCGACCTCGGCCGGCTGGCCGACGAGCAGACCAGCGTGATCGAGATGGTGGTGGCCGACACCACCGAGCTGGACGCCCTGCTGGCCACCGGCGTCGATCTCGACCACCACATCCACCACACCGCCGACGGCATCGTGGTGCACGCCGTGGTGAGCGGCAACGAGGCAGCCACGCTGACCCGGGCCGGCTTCACCTTCGGCAAGGTGCTGCACACCGAGGAGGACGCGCAGGACCGGATCGCCGAGCGGGAGGCGACCATCGCCGCACACCTGGCCGACAACCGGGAGTTCTCCGGTGCCGCGGTCGCCGCCCGGTCCGTCGCCTCGGATGTCAAGATCATCCGCGCCGACTACTACACCTCGGGCACCACGCAGGTGCTGTCGGTGGAGGCGAAATGGGCCCAGGGGCAGAACGCCGCCACCGCGCTGACCGTCGAGCGGGACAGCGGGCCGGGCACCGAGTTCGGCTCCGGCGGCACCCAGAACATCACCCGGTTCGTCGACGCCGGGGTGTACCTCTACCACCGGGGTGCGGCGCAGGTGACCAGCCGCCCCGACTACGTACGGATCACCAGCCCGACCGGTGACACGGCGGTGGCCAAGGTGCACGAGTGGCTGCCCGTCCCGGACACCGACCCGGAGGGGCCGGGCTATCAGAAGGACTTCGTCACCAGCTACCTGACCCCCACCGAGCTCTACGACCGGATCAGGTCCGTGTCCGCGCAGTACCCGGAGATCTCCGAGATCGTCGAGCTGCCGCACAAGACCAACGGCTACCGGCGCAAGGCGCAGGCCGTGCTCGGCACCGCCAACGCCAGCCGGGTCGGCGTCGACTCGGCGGCCTGGGGACACCAGGGCGGCAACGACATCACCGTCGAACTGGCCGACCCGGGCACCACCGGTGCGTCGCTGACGGTGACCGTGACCGGCAACCAGGTCCGCGTCGGCCTCGCCACCGACGCCGCAGGTACCGTCACCAGCACCGCCGCCGAGGTCGCCGCCGCACTCAACGCCCAGGCGGGAACGCTGCTCACCGCGTACACCTACCGGGGCAACGCGGGCGCCGGCGTGGTCGCGCCGGCCGCGCCGACCGCGCTCTCCGACGGCCTGTCCGCGCCGGAGACGGTCTCCCGTGACCCGCACGCGGTGTACGCCATCCGTATCGGCAAGCACCGCGACGGCTCCAAGATGGGCGTGCTCGCCTACGCCCAGGAACACGCGCGGGAATGGGTGCCCCCGTTGGTGACCATCGAGACCGCCGAGCGGTTGCTGCGCAACTACGCGCACGACGCCGACACCCGCGAGCTGGTGGACAACCTCGACATCTGGATCGCGCCCTCGATCAACCCGGACGGCGGGCACTACTCGTTCTACGACTTCAACTCGCAACGCAAGAACATGACCAACCACTGCACGCCGGAGACCTCCGGGGACTTCCTCGGCCGGACCTCCTGGGGTGTGGACAACAACCGTAACTACACCGAGTACAGCCTCTTCGACGGCTACTCGGGCGCGTCGACGAACTGCACCAGCGGCACGTACGCCGGGCCTGACGAGCTGTCCGAGCCGGAGAGCCGCAACGTGGACTGGCTGGCCTCCCGGCCGAACGTCAAGTTCTCGATGAACCTGCACTCCTCGGGCAACTACTTCATGTGGTCGCCCGGCTCGTACGCCACCCCGGGCCGGGTCTCCGCCCCGCGTCCGACGCTGGCCGAGGAGTCGCTGTTCTGGGGTGCGTCGTCACGGATCCTGACCGCCATCAAGCGGCACCGTAACCTGGCCGTCACCCCGGCCCGCACCGGCCCGATCGCTGACGTGCTCTACTCGGCGGCCGGCAACTCCGGTGACATGCTCTGGTACAAGTACGGCATCTACGCCTGGAACTTCGAGGTGGGCACCTCCTTCCAACCGGCCTGGAGTTCGGCCCGTGAGGAGACGATGGAGTTCTCCAACGGCCTGGTCGAGATGCTGCGGGTGGCCCGTGACCTCGACACCGACGAGCAGGCCCCGGCCAGCTCCGTCGAGGTGGCCACCAGCGCCACCGAGGGCTCGGTCGACGTGACGTTCTCCACCAGCGAACCGGCGGCGGTGTTCTACACCCTCGACGGCAGCCGGCCCACGTTCGAGTCCACCCTCTACGGCTCGGCGGGCATCCGGGAGGGCGGCGAGACGCTGACCGTCCCGGTCGGCACGACCGTGCACTGGTTCTCGGTGGACGCGGCGGGCAACGTGGAGCGCGGCTACCAGCCCGACGGTCAGGACGACAACCACAACCGCAAGCGGCTGACCGACCCGAACGCCGCACCCGAGGTGCCGGTGACCGTCAGCGTGCAGGCGCGGTGCGTGGCTGGTAGGGCGTACGTGGCGGTGCAGGCGCGTAACGACCATGACGGTCCGGTGGATGTGGTGTTGGAGAGCGCGTACGGGCAGCGGTCGGTGTCGGCCGTGGCGCCGGGTGCGAGTGCGTTCCAGCAGTTCACCACGCGGGCCGCGTCGGCCCCGTCGGGTACCGCCACGGTCCGGGCCACCGGCTCGGTCGACGGTGAGAGCGTCACCACCGTCGTGACCCGGGACCACTCCGGCGCCAACTGTGCCGCAGACCCCCGTCAAGCCCAGTAA
- the pdxY gene encoding pyridoxal kinase PdxY yields the protein MKILSIQSSVAYGHVGNSAAVFPLQRLGHEVWPVLTVHFSNHTGYGSWRGPLLAPADVAEVIAGIADRGVLGDADAILSGYQGDPAMGAVILDAVALVKTANPDAVYCCDPVMGDVGRGMFVRPGIPEYLRDVVVPRADIVTPNQFELEFLAGRSTDSLDEVLRAADVVRATGPRHVLVTSVLHGDAPADSLEVVAVSDGGAWAVTTPLLPISPNGGGDVTAALYLAHLRSTGSPATALERTTASIFAVLEATLAAGTRELQLIAAQEAIADPPSRFPARRLR from the coding sequence GTGAAGATCCTGTCCATCCAGTCCTCGGTCGCCTACGGCCACGTCGGCAACTCCGCTGCCGTCTTCCCCCTGCAACGGCTCGGGCACGAGGTCTGGCCGGTGCTGACGGTGCACTTCTCCAACCACACCGGGTACGGCTCCTGGCGCGGGCCGCTGCTCGCGCCCGCCGACGTCGCCGAGGTGATCGCCGGCATCGCCGACCGTGGGGTGCTGGGCGACGCCGACGCGATCCTCTCCGGCTACCAGGGCGACCCGGCGATGGGCGCGGTGATCCTCGACGCGGTGGCCCTGGTGAAGACCGCCAACCCGGACGCCGTCTACTGCTGCGACCCGGTGATGGGCGACGTCGGCCGGGGCATGTTCGTCCGGCCGGGCATCCCGGAGTACCTGCGCGACGTGGTGGTGCCCCGGGCCGACATCGTCACCCCGAACCAGTTCGAGCTGGAGTTCCTCGCCGGCCGGTCGACGGACTCGCTCGACGAGGTGCTGCGCGCAGCCGACGTGGTTCGCGCCACCGGACCCCGACACGTCCTGGTCACCAGCGTGCTGCACGGCGACGCGCCGGCCGACTCGCTGGAGGTGGTGGCCGTCTCCGACGGGGGTGCCTGGGCGGTGACCACGCCGCTGCTGCCGATCAGCCCGAACGGCGGCGGCGATGTCACGGCCGCGTTGTACCTGGCGCACCTGCGCAGCACCGGCTCGCCCGCGACGGCGCTGGAACGCACCACCGCCTCGATCTTCGCGGTGCTGGAGGCGACGCTGGCGGCCGGCACCCGCGAACTGCAACTGATCGCCGCCCAGGAGGCGATCGCCGACCCGCCGTCCCGTTTCCCCGCCCGCCGGTTGCGGTGA
- a CDS encoding helix-turn-helix transcriptional regulator, which yields MSAPVRRVPGDLLVHLRRARDHMDRHYTEPLDLAAVAEVAGFSKFHFQRLFTATYGVSPAAHLSGRRIERAQDLLRATNLTVTEVCHAVGFASLGSFSSRFREVVGETPSEFQSRWARAGAPRIPGCFVFMWGLAERRSVTAQDPPPGLGDTAR from the coding sequence ATGAGTGCCCCTGTCCGTCGCGTTCCGGGCGACCTGCTGGTCCACCTGCGCCGGGCCCGCGATCACATGGACCGCCACTACACCGAGCCACTGGACCTGGCAGCCGTGGCCGAGGTGGCCGGTTTCAGCAAGTTCCACTTCCAGCGTCTGTTCACCGCCACGTACGGCGTCTCGCCGGCGGCCCACCTGTCCGGTCGGCGCATCGAGCGGGCCCAGGATCTGCTGCGGGCCACCAACCTCACGGTGACCGAGGTATGCCACGCTGTGGGGTTCGCCAGCCTCGGCTCCTTCAGCAGCCGCTTCCGTGAGGTCGTCGGTGAGACACCGAGCGAGTTCCAGTCCCGCTGGGCGCGCGCCGGGGCGCCGCGCATCCCGGGCTGCTTCGTGTTCATGTGGGGGCTCGCGGAGCGGCGTAGTGTCACCGCGCAGGATCCGCCACCCGGCCTGGGCGACACCGCAAGGTAG
- a CDS encoding VOC family protein, translating into MITNVSLTSVFVKDIDEAKAFYIDVLGFVEKIDLTLSEGFRWCTVAHPSQPELQVHLTVPGPPFSPEVAELFRRARDEGSLFGIGLDVDDCRKTFDDLRAKGVEFLQEPEERPYGVEAVARDNSGNWLVLVEPREFTPSDQPV; encoded by the coding sequence ATGATTACCAACGTGTCGCTGACCAGCGTATTCGTCAAGGACATCGACGAGGCGAAGGCTTTCTACATCGACGTCCTGGGGTTCGTCGAAAAGATTGATCTCACTCTCAGTGAGGGCTTCCGGTGGTGCACCGTCGCGCATCCGAGCCAGCCCGAGTTGCAGGTGCACCTGACCGTGCCCGGTCCGCCGTTCTCGCCGGAGGTGGCCGAGTTGTTCCGTCGGGCGCGGGACGAGGGCAGCCTGTTCGGCATCGGCCTGGATGTCGACGACTGTCGCAAGACCTTCGACGACCTGCGCGCCAAGGGGGTGGAGTTCCTCCAGGAGCCGGAGGAGCGCCCGTACGGGGTGGAGGCCGTCGCCCGGGACAACTCCGGCAATTGGCTGGTGCTGGTGGAGCCACGGGAGTTCACGCCCTCCGACCAGCCGGTGTGA
- a CDS encoding DegT/DnrJ/EryC1/StrS family aminotransferase — translation MSINVWSYLTEYEAEREDLLEAVDKVFGSGQLMLGASVRSFETAFAAMHHRSHCVGVDNGTNALVLALRSLGVGQGDEVITVSNTAAPTVVAIDAVGATPTFVDVRPETQLMDVAQLADAVTERTRCILPVHLYGQAVDMMTVRQVAHDSGLAVLEDCAQAHGARQEGRIVGSFGDAAAFSFYPTKVLGAYGDGGAVIADDEQVAATLRRLRYYGMEDRYYVVETPGFNSRLDEVQAEILFRKLSRLEQYISARRAIAATYDAAFAGTDLGLPTVVPGNEHVYYLYVVRHPARDEIIRQMKAVGIGLNISYPWPVHTMSGFAHLGQDIGSLPVTERLANEVFSLPMYPTLSASDQARVIDELLAVLTRL, via the coding sequence ATGAGCATCAACGTGTGGAGCTACCTCACCGAGTACGAGGCGGAACGCGAAGACCTGCTCGAGGCTGTCGACAAGGTGTTCGGATCGGGTCAACTGATGCTCGGGGCGAGCGTGCGGTCGTTCGAGACGGCGTTCGCCGCGATGCATCACCGGAGTCACTGCGTCGGCGTCGACAACGGCACGAACGCGCTGGTGTTGGCGCTGCGCAGCCTCGGTGTCGGGCAGGGAGACGAGGTGATCACGGTATCGAACACGGCCGCGCCCACGGTCGTCGCGATCGACGCCGTCGGTGCGACCCCGACCTTCGTCGACGTACGGCCCGAGACGCAACTGATGGACGTGGCACAGCTGGCCGACGCCGTCACCGAGCGCACTCGCTGCATCCTGCCCGTGCACCTGTACGGGCAGGCGGTCGACATGATGACGGTGCGCCAGGTCGCCCACGACTCCGGGCTCGCGGTCCTCGAAGACTGCGCCCAGGCGCACGGGGCCCGTCAGGAGGGCCGGATCGTCGGCTCGTTCGGTGACGCGGCCGCGTTCTCGTTCTATCCCACCAAGGTGCTCGGCGCCTACGGCGACGGCGGCGCCGTGATCGCCGACGACGAACAGGTGGCCGCCACTCTACGGCGACTTCGGTACTACGGCATGGAGGACCGCTACTACGTCGTCGAGACGCCCGGTTTCAACAGTCGCCTCGACGAGGTGCAGGCCGAGATCCTGTTCCGGAAGCTCTCGCGGCTGGAGCAGTACATCTCGGCCCGCCGCGCGATCGCGGCCACCTACGATGCGGCGTTCGCCGGAACGGACCTCGGACTGCCGACCGTGGTGCCCGGAAACGAGCACGTCTACTACCTGTACGTCGTGCGGCACCCCGCCCGCGACGAGATCATCCGGCAGATGAAGGCCGTCGGGATCGGCCTGAACATCAGCTATCCGTGGCCGGTGCACACCATGAGCGGGTTCGCGCATCTGGGACAGGACATCGGCTCACTCCCGGTCACCGAACGCCTGGCGAACGAGGTCTTCTCGTTGCCGATGTATCCGACCCTGTCGGCGTCGGACCAGGCGCGAGTGATCGACGAGCTGCTCGCCGTCCTGACCCGTCTGTGA
- a CDS encoding class I SAM-dependent DNA methyltransferase, whose amino-acid sequence MAAETYGEGYAELFDFVYGAEAPESMVAALADLAEDGPVLELGVGTGRVAIPLAARGLTVTGVDSSTSMLSALAGKPGGDTVQTAVSELPQIAVDGRYRLVACLDNTFLLLTTQDAQTECVMNAAQLLTDDGVLVVETFARAPGDFGVMPAHIGENATVLWAYQVDPLSQQFHIREIIYGKDLTHVVPFDGRGVSPAELDLMARLAGLRLRERWCDWERTPVESDSPLVISVFERSDG is encoded by the coding sequence ATGGCAGCAGAAACGTACGGAGAGGGCTACGCCGAACTCTTCGACTTCGTCTACGGCGCCGAGGCGCCCGAATCGATGGTGGCGGCACTCGCCGACCTGGCCGAGGACGGTCCCGTACTCGAACTCGGCGTCGGCACCGGTCGGGTCGCGATTCCCCTCGCCGCTCGCGGCCTCACGGTGACCGGCGTCGACAGCTCGACCTCGATGCTCAGCGCCCTGGCCGGCAAGCCCGGCGGCGACACGGTGCAGACCGCCGTCAGCGAACTGCCGCAGATCGCGGTGGACGGCCGGTACCGGCTCGTCGCGTGCCTCGACAACACCTTCCTGCTGCTGACCACACAGGACGCGCAAACAGAATGCGTCATGAACGCCGCGCAACTCCTGACCGACGACGGCGTGCTGGTGGTCGAGACCTTCGCCCGCGCACCCGGCGATTTCGGGGTGATGCCCGCTCACATCGGTGAGAACGCCACCGTGCTCTGGGCCTACCAGGTGGATCCGCTGTCGCAGCAGTTCCACATCCGCGAGATCATCTATGGCAAGGACCTGACGCATGTCGTTCCGTTCGACGGCCGTGGAGTGTCGCCGGCCGAGCTCGACCTGATGGCGCGTCTTGCCGGGCTGCGGTTGCGCGAGCGGTGGTGCGACTGGGAGCGGACCCCGGTCGAGTCCGACAGCCCGCTCGTCATCTCGGTCTTCGAGAGGTCGGACGGCTGA
- a CDS encoding VOC family protein has product MPNLKSVTAVLPVTDHAAAVAWHKQWIGRDPDVEPQEGVAEWQIADNAWIQVSLDPETSGKTNIVIGVDDIDAHVASLQSAGVPTGEIQDFDFIKLTDIVDPAGNKVNFVWENPKYEPPAE; this is encoded by the coding sequence GTGCCGAACCTGAAGAGTGTCACGGCGGTTCTGCCCGTCACCGACCACGCCGCTGCTGTCGCCTGGCACAAGCAGTGGATCGGGCGCGACCCCGACGTCGAGCCCCAGGAGGGCGTCGCCGAGTGGCAGATCGCCGACAACGCGTGGATCCAGGTCTCCCTGGACCCGGAGACCTCCGGCAAGACCAATATCGTGATCGGTGTCGACGACATTGACGCCCATGTCGCCAGCCTCCAGAGCGCGGGCGTGCCCACCGGTGAGATTCAGGACTTCGACTTCATCAAGCTGACGGACATCGTGGACCCGGCAGGCAACAAGGTCAACTTCGTGTGGGAGAACCCGAAGTACGAGCCGCCGGCCGAGTAG
- a CDS encoding class I SAM-dependent methyltransferase codes for MPCRACGDAVTQFLDLGRQPLSDAFRSPDDVSDEFWLHLKAVVCHGCHVVQLADPVPVERMFHEEYPFRTSSSRRMSSHFAATAERLVAGLAAPDPFVVEIGSNDGTMLATIADRGIRHLGIDPAANMVGEALARKVNARAEWFDAVTADRVRDEFGPADVVYAANTMCHIPDLPGVFTGLETLLADDGIVVFEDPYLGDVLRLGSFDQIYDEHFYLFSATSVARIAELHGFALVDVEHLEVHGGELRYTLARDGRTPSPAVGALIAQEGRERTHELPRLAAFAAEVADRRDRLRDVLDGERAAGRSVAGYAATAKSATVLNYCGIGPELLPVVYDTTPEKQGRLTPGSHIPVEPFPQDLADYPDTFLLFAWNHAEEILAKEQQFVDRGGRWIRYVPDVRLG; via the coding sequence ATGCCTTGCAGAGCCTGTGGCGACGCGGTGACGCAGTTCCTGGATCTGGGCCGGCAACCGCTGTCCGACGCATTCCGAAGTCCCGACGATGTCTCCGATGAGTTCTGGCTTCACCTGAAGGCCGTGGTGTGCCACGGGTGCCACGTCGTCCAGCTCGCCGACCCCGTGCCGGTCGAGCGGATGTTCCACGAGGAGTATCCGTTTCGCACCTCGTCGTCGAGGCGGATGTCCTCCCATTTCGCCGCGACTGCCGAACGCCTCGTCGCCGGGTTGGCCGCACCGGATCCCTTCGTCGTCGAGATCGGCAGCAACGACGGCACCATGCTCGCCACGATCGCCGATCGCGGCATTCGACACCTCGGCATCGATCCGGCGGCCAACATGGTGGGTGAGGCGCTGGCCCGGAAGGTCAATGCCCGTGCGGAGTGGTTCGACGCCGTCACCGCCGACCGGGTCCGGGATGAATTCGGCCCGGCCGACGTGGTCTATGCGGCGAACACGATGTGTCACATCCCGGATCTACCCGGCGTCTTCACCGGTCTGGAGACGTTGTTGGCCGACGACGGCATCGTCGTCTTCGAGGATCCCTATCTCGGCGACGTGCTTCGGCTCGGCTCGTTCGACCAGATCTACGACGAGCACTTCTATCTGTTCTCGGCCACCTCGGTCGCGCGCATCGCCGAGCTGCACGGGTTCGCTCTGGTGGACGTCGAACATCTTGAGGTCCACGGTGGAGAGCTGCGGTACACCCTCGCCCGTGACGGGCGGACCCCCTCGCCCGCCGTCGGCGCGCTGATCGCTCAGGAGGGCAGGGAGAGGACACACGAGCTGCCTCGGCTGGCGGCGTTCGCGGCCGAGGTCGCCGACCGCCGAGACCGGCTGCGAGACGTGCTCGACGGGGAGCGCGCAGCAGGTCGAAGCGTCGCGGGATACGCCGCGACCGCGAAGAGCGCCACCGTCCTGAACTACTGCGGCATCGGGCCGGAACTGCTCCCCGTCGTCTACGACACCACACCCGAGAAGCAGGGCCGACTGACTCCCGGTTCCCACATCCCCGTCGAGCCGTTCCCGCAGGATCTCGCCGACTACCCGGACACCTTCCTGCTCTTCGCCTGGAATCACGCCGAGGAGATCCTCGCCAAGGAGCAGCAGTTCGTCGACCGGGGCGGCCGGTGGATCCGTTACGTGCCGGATGTGCGGCTTGGCTAG